Proteins from one Oryza sativa Japonica Group chromosome 12, ASM3414082v1 genomic window:
- the LOC107276887 gene encoding LOW QUALITY PROTEIN: 3-aminomethylindole N-methyltransferase (The sequence of the model RefSeq protein was modified relative to this genomic sequence to represent the inferred CDS: substituted 1 base at 1 genomic stop codon) — protein MDNARESEDEHCLYAQELVFAYNRSMVLRAAIQLGLLDALAAGGDALTTDELAGKIQATDGVAVDRILRFLASFDVVRCSTETSPDGGAALIRRYTPAPVCRWLTKNNGEGSLAPFSMFIIDEDHLLPWQHIAEAVASGGPAPSERTHGMPYHEYIGKNKRLGGLFDHAMAQHSAIRARKMLERFEGFDGIQRLVDAGGGDGSTLGMITXRYKHIRGINYDLPHVISQAPSLPGVEHIAGDMYESVPNGDAILLQWMLLMFSDEDCIKILKNCHQALPEGGKVIIVEGLLPETPNTTPAAQDSFTMDMILFVLFKVGKHRTEQEFAKLAKESGFTGTFRSTYIFLNFYALEFNK, from the exons ATGGACAACGCTCGAGAGAGTGAGGATGAGCATTGCCTGTACGCGCAGGAGCTCGTGTTCGCCTACAACCGCTCCATGGTGCTGCGAGCGGCGATCCAGCTGGGCCTCCtcgacgcgctcgccgccggcggcgacgcgctgACCACCGACGAGCTCGCCGGGAAAATCCAGGCCACGGACGGCGTCGCGGTGGATCGGATTCTCCGGTTCCTCGCGTCCTTCGACGTGGTGAGGTGCTCAACAGAGACGAGCCccgacggtggcgcggctcTGATCCGGCGCtacacgccggcgccggtgtGCCGGTGGCTCACCAAGAACAACGGCGAGGGGTCGCTGGCTCCATTCTCCATGTTTATTATCGACGAAGACCACCTATTGCCCTG GCAACACAtagcggaggcggtggcgagcggcgggccGGCGCCGTCCGAGAGGACCCACGGGATGCCCTACCACGAGTACATAGGGAAGAACAAGAGGCTGGGCGGGCTGTTCGACCACGCCATGGCGCAGCACTCGGCGATCCGGGCCCGCAAGATGCTCGAACGCTTCGAAGGTTTCGATGGCATCCAGCGGCTCGTCGATGCCGGTGGAGGCGACGGATCCACCCTGGGGATGATCACCTAGCGGTATAAGCATATTAGGGGCATCAACTATGACCTGCCTCACGTCATCTCTCAGGCCCCATCTCTTCCAG GCGTGGAACATATAGCTGGAGATATGTATGAGAGTGTGCCCAATGGAGATGCAATTCTTTTGCAG TGGATGCTCCTTATGTTCAGTGACGAGGACTGCATCAAGATACTGAAGAACTGCCACCAAGCTCTCCCTGAAGGCGGGAAAGTGATCATTGTGGAAGGTCTTCTGCCAGAGACCCCAAATACTACTCCAGCTGCGCAGGATTCATTCACCATGGATATGATCTTGTTTGTCCTCTTCAAGGTAGGGAAGCACAGGACAGAGCAAGAGTTTGCAAAGCTTGCCAAGGAGTCTGGCTTTACCGGTACCTTCCGGTCGACCTACATATTCTTGAACTTCTACGCCCTTGAGTTCAATAAGTAG